The Enhydrobacter sp. sequence ACGGCCGCGCCAGCAGTCGCGCGGCGAGGTGGTGCCGCTCGGCCAGGGCGATGCGGTGATCTTCGCGGTCAATCAGCGGCCCGCCAAGGGCAGCCGCGGCTGGCATCGCACCGCGATGCGTCATGGCGTGTCGAGCGTGCGCCGCGGCCGGCGCTTCACCCTCGGCATCATCTTCCACGACGCCGCGTAAGAGCCTCATGGGAGCGGGCCACTCCAGGGGCGCTCATGCTCGTGTGGACCGCGCGGAACTTGCCCGCTTATGAGCGAGCTGGAAGCTCGCGGTCCAGAAGATGCGCCACTGGAATGGCGCGCTCCCGTGAGCTTATCCCGTCGCGACGGCGAGGATCTCCGCCCGCAACTCGGGCAGGCCGAAGCCCGTCTCGCTGCTGGTCGGCAAAGCCTCGGGATGGGCGGCGCCGTGCCGGCGCGCGACCGCTTCCGCGGCGGCGACCGCGCGCGGGATCTCGGCCGGCTTGAGATGGTCCGTCTTGGTGAGCACGAGCTGATAGGAGACGGCGGCTGCGTCCAGGTTCTTCATCGTCTCGCGGTCGGACTCCTTCACGCCGTGCCGCGAATCGATCAGCAGGCAGACCCGCTTCAGGGTCGGACGACCGCGCAGATAGGCCGAGGCGAGATCCTGCCAGGTCTCCTTCATCGACCTCGAGACCTGGGCGAAGCCGTAGCCCGGCAGATCGACCAGCAGGAGCCGGTCGGCGAGATTGAAGAAATTGATCTGTCGTGTATGGCCGGGGCTGGACGAGGTGCGGGCGAGCGTCCGCCGGCCGGTGAGCGCATTGACGAGGCTCGACTTGCCGACGTTCGAGCGGCCGGCGAAGGCGACCTCGGGCAGGCCGATCGGGATCAGGGAGTCGAGCGACGCGGCTCCCGCAATGAAATCGCAGCGACCGGCAAAGAGCTTGCGCGCCGCCTCGATCTCGCCGGCCGTACGTCCAACCGCCTTCGGTTCGTCCATCAGCCTTTCTTGGTGACGGCCTTGCCGCCCTTCTTGCCGTTGCCGCGTGCCGGTGGCGGCTGCGTCGCGGGTGCGGACGACGCTGCCGGCGCGGTGGCCTGCGCCTTGCGGCCGATCGGTGCGCCGTGACGGCGCATGATGAAGTACTGCTGCGCGATCGAGAGCGTGTTGCTCCACGCCCAGTAGATCACAAGTCCGGCCTGGAACGGCGCCATCATGAAGGTGAACAGGACCGGCAGGAACTGGAACACCCGCTGCTGCATGGGATCGGCCGGCGCCGGATTGAGCTGCTGCTGCAGGTACATCGTCACGCCCATGATCATCGGCCACAGGCCGATGTTGAAGAAGTGCAGGTACTCGGGCACCTGCCAGGGGAACAAGCCGAAGCCCGTCAGGATGGTGAGCGGGTCGGGCGCGCTGAGGTCGTGGATCCAGCCGAAGAACGGCTGATGGCGCATCTCGATCGTTGTGTAGAGCACCTTGTAGAGGGCGAAGAACACCGGGATCTGCACGACGATGGGCAGGCACCCCGCCGCTGGATTCACCTTCTCGCGGCGATAGAGCTGCATCAGCTCCTGGTTCATGCGCTGCTTGTCCTCGCCGTAGCGCTGCTTCAGCTTCTCCATCTCGGGCTGAAGCCGCTTCATCTTGCTCATCGCGGCGTACGACTTGTTGGCGAGCGGGAAGAACGCCGCCTTGACGATCACGGTCAGCGCCAGGATGGCGAGGCCGAAATTGCCGAGCTGCCTG is a genomic window containing:
- the yihA gene encoding ribosome biogenesis GTP-binding protein YihA/YsxC, translated to MDEPKAVGRTAGEIEAARKLFAGRCDFIAGAASLDSLIPIGLPEVAFAGRSNVGKSSLVNALTGRRTLARTSSSPGHTRQINFFNLADRLLLVDLPGYGFAQVSRSMKETWQDLASAYLRGRPTLKRVCLLIDSRHGVKESDRETMKNLDAAAVSYQLVLTKTDHLKPAEIPRAVAAAEAVARRHGAAHPEALPTSSETGFGLPELRAEILAVATG